One region of Trinickia violacea genomic DNA includes:
- a CDS encoding ABC transporter ATP-binding protein translates to MILGDTILETRGLTKEFKGFTAVNGVNLRVRRGSIHALIGPNGAGKTTCFNLLTKFLRPTAGQIVFNGVDITGERPAQIARRGIIRSFQISAVFPHMTVLQNVRVALQRSLGTAFHFWKSERTLKELDEEALDLLTQVGLADFAETLTVELSYGRKRALEIATTLAMEPELMLLDEPTQGMGHEDVDRVTALIKKVSSGRTILMVEHNMNVIAGISDTITVLQRGEVLAEGTYAEVSKNALVMQAYMGTVDTALTGTHA, encoded by the coding sequence ATGATTCTCGGCGACACGATTCTTGAAACGCGCGGCCTGACCAAAGAATTCAAAGGATTCACCGCTGTCAACGGCGTCAACCTGCGCGTGCGCCGCGGTTCGATTCATGCATTGATCGGACCGAACGGCGCGGGCAAGACCACCTGCTTCAATCTGCTCACCAAGTTTTTGCGCCCCACGGCGGGGCAGATCGTGTTCAACGGCGTGGATATCACGGGAGAGCGTCCTGCGCAGATCGCGCGGCGCGGCATCATCCGCTCGTTCCAGATTTCCGCCGTGTTTCCGCACATGACGGTATTGCAGAACGTGCGCGTCGCGTTGCAGCGCTCGCTCGGCACCGCCTTTCATTTCTGGAAGAGCGAACGCACGCTCAAAGAGCTCGATGAAGAGGCGCTCGATCTGCTCACGCAAGTGGGCCTGGCCGATTTCGCCGAGACGCTCACCGTCGAGCTGTCATATGGCCGTAAGCGTGCGCTCGAGATCGCGACGACGCTCGCGATGGAGCCCGAGCTGATGCTGCTCGACGAACCCACGCAGGGGATGGGCCACGAAGACGTCGACCGCGTGACCGCGCTGATCAAGAAAGTGTCGAGCGGCCGCACGATCCTGATGGTCGAACACAACATGAACGTGATCGCGGGCATTTCCGACACGATCACCGTCCTGCAGCGCGGCGAAGTGCTCGCTGAAGGCACTTACGCCGAAGTATCGAAGAACGCGCTCGTGATGCAGGCTTACATGGGCACCGTCGATACCGCGCTAACGGGAACGCACGCATGA